In Acidobacteriota bacterium, a single window of DNA contains:
- a CDS encoding alpha/beta hydrolase produces the protein MTQRILVGALAVVLIGGLADRAGAEERVERNVVFGMYSGLALLMDVYYPENPNGYGIVFISGSGWTRELGLDATPLKESGQEEIYALPLAAAGYTVFGINHRASPRFRHPAHLEDAQRAVRFVRHHASEFGIDPDRIGAMGGSSGGHLASLLGVLDDKGTADDASPVNRESAKVQVVVARAAPTDLTLVAPGRVHPLFGFRRSARTDSVEHQRFVAASPVTHVTPGDPPMLLVHGDADDVVSYENAEVMQAVLEKAGVPVELLRVPGAGHGPTFPGAVNPPDYIGAMIAWFDRYLLVR, from the coding sequence ATGACGCAACGGATTCTCGTCGGCGCCCTGGCGGTGGTCCTGATCGGCGGTCTGGCGGACCGGGCCGGGGCCGAGGAGCGCGTGGAGCGCAACGTCGTCTTCGGCATGTACTCCGGGCTCGCTCTGCTGATGGACGTGTACTACCCGGAGAACCCCAACGGATACGGCATCGTCTTCATCTCGGGAAGCGGCTGGACGCGTGAGCTCGGCCTCGACGCCACGCCGTTGAAGGAGAGCGGGCAGGAGGAGATCTACGCCCTGCCCCTGGCCGCGGCCGGCTACACGGTGTTCGGAATCAACCACCGCGCCTCGCCCCGCTTCCGGCATCCCGCGCATCTGGAGGACGCGCAGCGCGCGGTGCGTTTCGTGCGCCACCACGCGAGCGAGTTCGGGATCGATCCCGACCGCATCGGGGCGATGGGCGGATCTTCCGGCGGCCACCTTGCCAGCCTGCTCGGCGTCCTCGACGACAAGGGGACCGCCGATGACGCGAGCCCGGTGAACCGGGAGAGCGCGAAGGTGCAGGTCGTCGTCGCCCGCGCGGCGCCGACGGATCTCACCCTCGTTGCACCGGGGAGGGTCCACCCGCTGTTCGGCTTCCGGCGCTCCGCGCGCACGGACTCGGTCGAGCACCAGCGCTTCGTCGCGGCATCGCCCGTCACCCATGTGACGCCCGGCGATCCACCGATGCTGCTCGTCCACGGCGATGCGGACGACGTCGTGTCGTACGAGAACGCCGAGGTCATGCAGGCGGTCCTGGAGAAAGCCGGCGTTCCGGTCGAGCTGCTGCGCGTCCCCGGCGCCGGGCACGGGCCGACCTTCCCGGGCGCGGTGAACCCGCCGGACTACATCGGCGCCATGATCGCGTGGTTCGACCGCTACCTGCTGGTGCGATAG
- a CDS encoding PQQ-binding-like beta-propeller repeat protein yields MMGAVMSTRIGTLLLLFGAAVVLGANAVPLLAQERPFTPVTQEMLLDPDPADWINWRRTLDGWGYSPLDQIDTENAHRLQLAWSWAIGTEGRPEPNPLVHDGVLYIASPFGIVEALDAATGELLWRYRHEHEAEELTGIVTTRNLAIYDDKVYLTTVDAHVVALDARTGDVVWNVAGADYRLGFRYTAGPIVVGGRVVASTNGCERFHEAKDMPCFISARDAQTGEEVWRTSTVARPGEPGGDTWGDTPLMFRIGGDSWTAGSYDPGTNLIYWATAQAKPWARFQRGHSGDALYTNSVLALDPASGDIVWYNQLLPGETHDMDETFENLLVDHDGRRSLFKMGKLAILWELDRATGRFLAAHDLGYQTILDVHPETGAITYRPGMIPQEGVELEFCPSVAGFKSWRSMAYHPDTQAFYVPLLVSCERTTFGPGPELVEGGGGVGISRRAHLMHPERPDGVGELVAIDVDGNVLWRHRTRTAMDSAVLTTGGGLVVVGDWDRNLYVHDARSGGILFRTRMPSSVSGFPITYAVEGRQYLAIPVGTDPSLWSGISGQLTPEKQRPAGGHGIFVFTVADDAH; encoded by the coding sequence ATGATGGGTGCCGTCATGAGCACGAGAATCGGCACGCTGTTGCTGCTGTTCGGCGCTGCGGTGGTCCTGGGCGCGAACGCCGTGCCGCTCCTTGCGCAGGAGCGGCCGTTCACCCCGGTCACGCAGGAGATGCTGCTCGATCCGGATCCGGCCGACTGGATCAACTGGCGGCGCACCCTCGACGGGTGGGGCTACAGCCCGCTCGACCAGATAGACACCGAGAACGCGCACCGGCTGCAGCTCGCCTGGTCGTGGGCCATCGGGACCGAGGGGCGGCCCGAGCCGAATCCGCTGGTCCATGACGGCGTGCTGTACATCGCCAGCCCCTTCGGCATCGTCGAGGCTCTCGACGCGGCCACCGGGGAGCTGCTCTGGCGCTACCGGCACGAGCACGAGGCCGAGGAGCTGACCGGCATCGTCACCACGCGCAATCTCGCGATCTACGACGACAAGGTCTATCTGACCACCGTCGACGCGCACGTCGTGGCCCTCGATGCCCGGACCGGCGACGTCGTCTGGAACGTCGCCGGCGCCGACTACCGGCTCGGGTTCCGCTACACCGCCGGGCCCATCGTCGTCGGCGGCAGGGTGGTGGCCAGCACCAACGGCTGCGAGCGCTTCCACGAGGCCAAGGACATGCCCTGCTTCATCTCCGCGCGGGACGCGCAGACCGGCGAGGAAGTGTGGCGGACTTCGACGGTGGCCCGGCCCGGCGAGCCGGGCGGCGACACCTGGGGCGATACGCCGCTGATGTTCCGCATCGGCGGCGACAGTTGGACCGCCGGCAGCTACGATCCCGGCACGAACCTCATCTACTGGGCGACGGCGCAGGCCAAGCCGTGGGCGCGGTTCCAGCGGGGGCATTCCGGCGACGCGCTGTACACGAACAGCGTGCTCGCGCTCGACCCGGCCAGCGGCGACATCGTCTGGTACAACCAGCTCCTGCCCGGCGAGACGCACGACATGGACGAGACGTTCGAGAACCTGCTGGTCGATCACGACGGGCGCCGTTCGCTCTTCAAGATGGGCAAGCTGGCGATTCTCTGGGAGCTCGACCGCGCCACCGGCCGCTTCCTGGCCGCGCACGACCTCGGATACCAGACGATTCTCGACGTCCACCCCGAAACCGGCGCGATCACCTACCGCCCCGGCATGATCCCGCAGGAAGGGGTGGAGCTGGAGTTCTGCCCCAGCGTGGCCGGTTTCAAGAGTTGGCGGTCGATGGCCTACCACCCGGATACGCAGGCGTTCTACGTGCCGCTGCTCGTGAGCTGCGAGCGGACCACCTTCGGGCCGGGACCGGAGCTCGTCGAGGGCGGGGGCGGCGTCGGCATCTCGCGCCGCGCGCACCTGATGCACCCGGAGCGGCCGGACGGCGTGGGCGAGCTCGTCGCCATCGACGTCGACGGCAACGTGCTGTGGCGCCACCGGACCCGCACCGCCATGGACAGCGCCGTGCTGACGACGGGCGGCGGCTTGGTGGTCGTCGGCGACTGGGACCGGAACCTGTACGTGCACGACGCGCGGTCGGGCGGGATCCTGTTCAGGACCCGGATGCCGAGCTCCGTTTCCGGGTTTCCCATCACCTACGCGGTGGAGGGGCGGCAGTACCTGGCGATTCCGGTCGGGACGGACCCTTCGCTGTGGAGCGGCATCTCGGGGCAGTTGACGCCGGAGAAGCAGCGTCCCGCCGGCGGGCACGGGATCTTCGTGTTCACGGTGGCCGACGATGCTCACTAG
- a CDS encoding M48 family metalloprotease: protein MTAPIMTQPPPAPLPDARRRVYTLPVTRSASYLFGRLAGRQVRKAKLIWDSVAGSEDDAIRAQQGLGREMAAAVREQAPGPVDPGVQGLLDELAAALAERVRNPLHRFEVTAAAGNHPTAFALPGGYIFVAPTLVELTGRDRDQLAFVIGHEMAHVIRGHAIDRIKLEWSQKALSAVSVATPAGRTVAPWLRRVGVGWLERAYSREQEFEADELGGRLMRAAAFDPQGCVRMLERFRRMEHESDPLGLAAYMSTHPPVDDRIHHLRERLKLETHA from the coding sequence ATGACGGCACCCATCATGACACAGCCTCCGCCCGCTCCACTTCCGGACGCGCGGCGTCGCGTTTACACTCTTCCTGTGACTCGCAGCGCCTCCTACCTCTTCGGCCGACTCGCAGGCCGGCAGGTCCGCAAGGCGAAGCTGATCTGGGACTCGGTCGCCGGCAGCGAGGACGACGCCATCCGGGCGCAACAGGGACTCGGCCGCGAGATGGCGGCGGCGGTGCGCGAGCAGGCGCCGGGGCCGGTCGACCCGGGCGTGCAGGGACTGCTGGACGAGCTGGCGGCGGCGCTGGCCGAGCGCGTGCGCAATCCCCTCCACCGCTTCGAGGTGACCGCCGCGGCGGGCAACCACCCCACCGCCTTCGCGCTGCCCGGCGGCTACATCTTCGTGGCCCCGACCCTGGTCGAGCTGACGGGCCGCGATCGCGACCAACTGGCCTTCGTGATCGGCCACGAGATGGCCCACGTGATCCGGGGGCACGCCATCGACCGCATCAAGCTCGAGTGGAGCCAGAAGGCGCTGTCGGCCGTCTCGGTGGCGACTCCCGCCGGTCGCACCGTGGCCCCCTGGCTGCGCCGGGTCGGCGTCGGGTGGCTCGAGAGGGCCTACTCGCGCGAGCAGGAGTTCGAGGCGGACGAGCTCGGCGGACGCCTGATGCGGGCTGCCGCCTTCGATCCCCAGGGCTGCGTCCGCATGCTGGAGCGCTTCCGCCGGATGGAGCACGAGTCCGACCCGCTGGGCCTCGCCGCCTACATGTCGACCCATCCACCGGTCGACGACCGCATCCACCACCTGCGCGAGCGCCTGAAGCTGGAAACGCATGCGTGA
- a CDS encoding DUF1698 domain-containing protein: MRERPHQIISRPDSGASPLSHEGRTRRRFARRLRLLGIPDDLTGWSVLDVGAWHGFFSFECERRGADRVLAVDSFAWDRFGMDEFLAAHERLGSAVEHRRADVHELDPDDIGQFDLVLLLGVFYHLRNPLAALERIARVTKRLLICETHVLLPFVHERYPLVPFFPGDEGAREAPGELCAMPTLTALEQMLQSVGFSEVETVYSPSFRYWKKFVALVTNRPQSGRGIVHARVSSASTTREQGT, translated from the coding sequence ATGCGTGAACGGCCGCACCAGATCATCAGCCGGCCCGACAGCGGCGCGTCGCCGCTCTCGCACGAGGGACGGACCCGCCGCCGCTTCGCCCGGCGCCTGCGGCTACTCGGGATTCCCGACGACCTCACCGGCTGGTCGGTGCTCGACGTCGGCGCATGGCACGGCTTCTTCTCGTTCGAGTGCGAGCGGCGCGGGGCCGACCGGGTGCTGGCGGTGGACAGCTTCGCCTGGGACCGCTTCGGCATGGACGAGTTCCTGGCCGCGCACGAGCGGCTCGGCTCGGCGGTGGAGCACCGGCGGGCCGACGTGCACGAGCTCGACCCGGACGATATCGGACAGTTCGATCTCGTGCTCCTGCTCGGCGTCTTCTATCACCTGCGGAACCCGCTGGCCGCGCTCGAACGGATCGCACGGGTCACGAAGCGGCTGCTGATCTGCGAGACCCACGTCCTGTTGCCGTTCGTCCACGAGCGCTACCCGCTGGTGCCGTTCTTCCCGGGCGACGAGGGCGCGCGGGAAGCGCCGGGCGAGCTGTGCGCCATGCCGACCCTGACGGCGCTGGAGCAGATGCTACAATCCGTCGGATTCAGCGAAGTCGAAACGGTCTACAGCCCGTCTTTTCGCTACTGGAAGAAGTTCGTCGCGCTCGTGACCAACCGCCCGCAGTCGGGGCGGGGCATCGTTCACGCGCGCGTATCGTCCGCATCGACGACGAGGGAGCAAGGGACGTAA
- a CDS encoding NAD(P)-dependent oxidoreductase, with protein MKLAVLGLGTMGAPMATNLIKAGCEVTVYNRTRSREEPVVRLGASRADSPAAAASDVDIVLSCVSDTPDVEHVLLESGSGVIDGLREGGLVIDCSSIAPVATRRLAEQFRARGIGYVDAPVSGGSEGAIKGTLTIMCGGTEEDFERAKPVLQIIGATVTRIGPVGCGQIAKVANQVAITGTYMALAEALTLACRAGANPERVVEAIGGGAAASWVLSNRSDRMLNDDYPLGFRTRLHRKDLAIALDAAREFQVPLPIASLVATIEDALIAQGYGDEDMSNLARFVREGAGIPSGPMKA; from the coding sequence ATGAAGCTTGCCGTGCTCGGCCTGGGAACGATGGGCGCGCCGATGGCGACCAATCTGATCAAGGCCGGCTGCGAGGTCACGGTCTACAACCGGACGCGGAGCCGGGAGGAGCCGGTGGTCAGGCTGGGAGCATCCCGCGCCGACAGCCCGGCCGCGGCGGCGTCCGATGTCGACATCGTCCTCAGTTGCGTCTCCGACACCCCGGACGTCGAGCACGTGCTGCTCGAGAGCGGCTCCGGCGTCATCGACGGCCTGAGGGAGGGCGGACTGGTCATCGACTGCTCTTCGATCGCCCCGGTTGCGACGCGCCGCCTCGCCGAACAGTTCCGCGCCCGGGGCATCGGCTACGTCGACGCCCCGGTATCGGGCGGCTCGGAGGGCGCCATCAAGGGCACCCTCACCATCATGTGCGGCGGCACCGAGGAAGACTTCGAGCGTGCGAAGCCGGTGCTGCAGATCATCGGCGCCACGGTGACCCGGATCGGACCGGTCGGATGCGGCCAGATCGCGAAGGTGGCCAACCAGGTCGCAATCACCGGAACGTACATGGCGCTGGCCGAGGCGCTCACCCTGGCCTGTCGCGCTGGCGCGAATCCGGAGCGCGTGGTCGAGGCGATCGGCGGCGGCGCGGCCGCGTCGTGGGTCCTCAGCAACCGATCAGACCGGATGCTGAACGACGACTACCCGCTCGGCTTCCGGACCCGCCTGCACCGCAAGGACCTCGCGATCGCGCTCGACGCCGCCCGCGAGTTCCAGGTGCCGCTGCCGATCGCGAGCCTCGTAGCGACCATCGAGGACGCGCTGATCGCGCAGGGCTACGGTGACGAGGACATGTCCAACCTGGCGCGTTTCGTCCGCGAGGGCGCCGGTATTCCCAGCGGACCGATGAAGGCGTGA